One Portunus trituberculatus isolate SZX2019 chromosome 45, ASM1759143v1, whole genome shotgun sequence DNA segment encodes these proteins:
- the LOC123519270 gene encoding LOW QUALITY PROTEIN: arrestin homolog (The sequence of the model RefSeq protein was modified relative to this genomic sequence to represent the inferred CDS: inserted 1 base in 1 codon) yields MVVKFQVFKKSSPNSKITLYLTRRDHMDHVTHVDNIEGVIVLDPNYVNSRNVYVQLALNFRFGREEDESLGYSFVKTLYVNTSQVYPPERERPTTELQRNLISKLGNFAFPSXMPFPELASPSYSLMLGWQDMGSLMGIEYEVMGFVGATQQEMHQRNTASLTVRRLMECPASLFEKPAPQKCISRSFLTCTGCVTIEARLNSNVYYPEENIMVRVELKNNTSRDIKRLKVKLVQKSEVPMFQDGQVRDKTICKVDDPLSLPPGALTTREFVLVPTIPSKPAHGEIFLQSSLKSEEEAVLAPTTLIAPSIKKGDLFGVHVSYAVRIKATLGTLIGDAILDVPFVLAVQQGS; encoded by the exons ATGGTGGTCAAGTTTCAAGTCTTCAAGAAAAGTTCCCCGAATTCTAAG ATCACGCTGTACCTTACACGGCGGGATCACATGGACCATGTAACCCACGTGGACAACATCG AGGGCGTGATCGTGCTGGACCCTAACTACGTGAATTCCCGCAATGTGTACGTGCAGCTGGCCCTCAATTTCCGCTTCggcagggaggaggacgagtctCTCGGGTACAGTTTCGTGAAGACACTGTACGTCAATACCTCACAGGTGTACCCGCCGGAGAGGGAAAGGCCCACCACCGAGCTACAG AGGAACCTGATCTCCAAGCTGGGTAACTTCGCCTTCCCTT ACATGCCCTTCCCGGAGCTGGCCTCGCCCTCTTACTCCCTCATGCTGGGCTGGCAGGACATGGGCTCGCTCATGGGCATTGAGTACGAGGTCATGGGCTTCGTGGGCGCCACTCAGCAGGAAATGCATCAGAG GAACACCGCCAGCCTCACAGTGCGGCGCCTGATGGAGTGCCCTGCTAGCCTGTTCGAGAAGCCAGCGCCCCAGAAGTGTATCTCCCGCTCCTTCCTCACCTGTACCGGCTGCGTCACCATCGAGGCTAGGCTCAACTCCAACGTGTACTACCCCGAGGAAAACATCATGGTCAGAGTGGAGCTCAAGAACAACACCTCCAGGGATATCAAGAGGCTCAAG GTAAAGCTCGTACAGAAGAGCGAGGTGCCCATGTTCCAGGACGGACAGGTGCGAGACAAGACGATCTGCAAGGTGGATGACCCTCTCAGCTTGCCGCCCGGAGCCCTCACCACGCGGGAGTTTGTGCTCGTCCCCACCATCCCCAGCAagcc TGCCCATGGTGAGATCTTCCTGCAGTCCAGCCttaagagtgaggaggaggctgtTCTGGCGCCCACCACCCTCATCGCTCCCTCCATTAAGAAGGGCGACCTCTTCGGCGTGCACGTGTCCTATGCTGTGAGAATCAAGGCTACTCTGGGCACTCTCATTGGGGACGCCATCCTGGACGTGCCCTTCGTGCTAGCCGTGCAACAAGGG TCTTGA
- the LOC123519274 gene encoding uncharacterized protein LOC123519274: protein MARNVVLLVVFLSCCSLVWSQHYHHHQKGQHEGNEKAAAINEDRRMNMRLFARYSTTTEALISVITLVVPFVCYSTTGTATCMGKRRRRSVTPSIFLNTPRPDALDSSLLENLDGDGETRESHGTDRFFFTIVKTTTSVFTFTSTSTNISITVSAQALCTFAGFTGPVC from the exons ATG GCGCGGAATGTTGTGTTGCTTGTGGTGTTCCTGTCGTGCTGCTCACTAGTCTGGagtcaacactaccaccaccaccagaaaggACAAcatgaagggaatgaaaaggcAGCAGCGATTAATGAGGACCGTAGAA TGAACATGAGACTCTTTGCCCGGTACAGCACCACCACCGAGGCACTCATCAGCGTCATCACCTTGGTGGTTCCCTTCGTCTGTTACTCCA CCACCGGAACAGCCACATGCATGGGGAAGAGACGGCGGCGCAGCGTGACTCCCTCAATCTTTCTCAACACCCCTCGCCCTGATGCCCTCGACTCTTCCCTGCTGGAGAATCTTGACGGAGATGGGGAGACACGTGAAAGCCATGGGACAGATAGGTTTTTCTTTACCATTGTTAAAACTACAACTTCAGTCTTTACCTTCACGTCCACTTCCACCAATATCTCAATCACTGTCTCTGCCCAGGCCCTTTGTACCTTTGCTGGGTTTACTGGTCCTGTCTGTTAG